In one Bacteroides intestinalis DSM 17393 genomic region, the following are encoded:
- a CDS encoding carboxylesterase family protein, with amino-acid sequence MKRLISAICLLFFLLPLPAQETYQKEIFISSRGDTLQYRLLQPENMKKSEKYPLVLFLHGAGERGNDNERQLTHGGQMFLNPVNREKYPAFVLAPQCPETGYWAYSARPESFLPNEMPLNEPITPIFQTVKDLLDTYLAMPQVDKSRIYIVGLSMGGMGTFDMAVRFPEIFAAAVPICGTVNVARLKAAKSVKFRIFHGDADNVVTPEGSRAAYRTLKKAGADVEYIEFPGCNHGSWNPAFNYPDFMSWLFSQKK; translated from the coding sequence ATGAAACGATTAATCAGTGCTATTTGTCTTCTTTTCTTCCTGTTACCTTTGCCTGCTCAGGAAACGTACCAGAAAGAAATCTTTATCTCTTCCCGGGGAGATACCTTGCAGTATCGCTTGCTGCAACCGGAAAATATGAAAAAGAGTGAGAAGTATCCTTTGGTGCTTTTTCTGCATGGTGCAGGGGAGCGCGGTAATGATAATGAGAGGCAATTGACCCATGGTGGACAAATGTTTTTGAATCCGGTGAACCGGGAGAAATACCCGGCATTCGTGCTTGCACCACAGTGTCCCGAAACGGGCTATTGGGCATACTCGGCACGTCCTGAATCATTTCTGCCGAATGAGATGCCGTTGAATGAACCGATAACTCCGATTTTTCAGACAGTGAAGGATTTGCTGGATACTTATCTGGCAATGCCTCAGGTTGATAAATCACGTATCTATATCGTTGGACTTTCCATGGGAGGAATGGGAACCTTTGACATGGCTGTCCGTTTCCCGGAGATATTTGCTGCTGCTGTGCCTATTTGCGGTACAGTAAATGTGGCGCGCCTGAAAGCTGCTAAGTCTGTAAAGTTTCGTATTTTCCATGGTGATGCTGACAATGTGGTTACACCTGAAGGTTCGCGTGCGGCATACAGGACTTTGAAGAAGGCAGGTGCTGATGTGGAATACATCGAGTTCCCGGGATGTAATCATGGTAGCTGGAATCCGGCTTTCAATTATCCCGACTTTATGAGTTGGCTGTTCAGTCAGAAGAAATAG
- a CDS encoding 4-hydroxy-3-methylbut-2-en-1-yl diphosphate synthase — translation MDLFNYSRRETSEVNIGATPMGGSNPIRIQSMTNTATQDTEASVAQAKLIVNAGGEYVRLTAQGIKEAENLMNINAGLRRDGYMVPLVADIHFNPKVADVAAQYVEKVRINPGNYVDAARTFKHLEYTDEEYAQELQKIHDRFVPFLNICKENHTAIRIGVNHGSLSDRIMSRYGDTPEGMVESCMEFLRICIKENFTDVVISIKASNTVVMVKTVRLLAAVMEKEGMQFPLHLGVTEAGDGEDGRIKSALGIGALLADGLGDTIRVSLSEAPEAEIPVARKLVDYIMQHQDHPYIPGVEAEGFNYLSPVRRETTAVRNIGGNHLPVVIAERMDGKFDTNPQFIPDYIYAGRALPEIREEGVEYILDADVWEEEPGTYPAFNYQQMPLMGNCQADLKFMFMPYMAQTEEVIACLKHHPEVVIISQSNHPNRLGEHRALVHQLMQEGLKNPVVFFQHYAENEAEDLQIKSAADMGALIFDGLCDGIFLFNQGDLSHAVVDATAFGILQAGRIRTSKTEYISCPGCGRTLFNLQSTIARVKAATSHLKGLKIGIMGCIVNGPGEMADADYGYVGAGRGKISLYKKKECIEKNIPEEEAVEKLIELIKANGDYEEK, via the coding sequence GTGGATTTATTCAACTATTCCCGTCGGGAAACATCAGAAGTAAATATTGGAGCCACCCCTATGGGCGGCTCCAATCCTATACGCATACAGAGTATGACAAACACCGCTACGCAGGATACAGAAGCCAGCGTAGCACAGGCCAAACTAATTGTAAATGCCGGAGGTGAATATGTACGTCTGACAGCACAAGGCATTAAAGAAGCGGAAAACCTGATGAACATCAATGCCGGTTTACGCCGGGATGGATATATGGTTCCACTGGTTGCCGACATCCACTTCAACCCAAAGGTAGCAGATGTAGCAGCACAGTATGTTGAGAAAGTACGTATCAATCCGGGAAACTATGTAGATGCCGCACGCACCTTCAAGCATCTGGAATATACAGACGAAGAATATGCACAAGAATTGCAGAAGATACATGACCGGTTCGTTCCTTTCCTGAATATCTGCAAGGAGAATCATACAGCCATCCGTATCGGAGTAAATCATGGTTCACTGTCCGACCGCATTATGTCTCGCTACGGCGATACACCGGAAGGTATGGTGGAATCATGCATGGAATTCCTGCGCATCTGTATAAAAGAAAATTTCACAGATGTTGTCATCTCTATCAAAGCCTCCAATACAGTAGTAATGGTGAAAACGGTTCGCCTGCTGGCTGCCGTAATGGAAAAGGAAGGAATGCAATTCCCATTGCATCTTGGTGTTACAGAAGCCGGTGATGGTGAGGACGGACGTATCAAGTCTGCCCTGGGCATCGGCGCATTACTAGCCGACGGTCTGGGTGATACCATTCGTGTTTCTCTGAGCGAAGCTCCGGAAGCAGAAATACCTGTAGCACGAAAGTTGGTGGATTATATCATGCAGCACCAGGATCATCCTTACATACCCGGAGTGGAAGCAGAAGGTTTCAATTATCTTTCTCCGGTACGACGTGAAACAACTGCCGTACGCAACATAGGCGGGAATCACCTGCCTGTAGTCATTGCCGAACGCATGGACGGAAAATTCGATACGAACCCTCAATTCATTCCGGATTACATCTATGCCGGACGTGCCTTACCAGAAATTCGTGAAGAAGGAGTGGAATACATTCTGGATGCGGATGTATGGGAAGAAGAGCCCGGAACCTATCCGGCTTTCAATTACCAGCAGATGCCACTTATGGGCAATTGCCAAGCCGATTTGAAATTCATGTTTATGCCTTACATGGCACAAACAGAAGAAGTGATTGCTTGTCTGAAACATCATCCGGAAGTAGTCATTATATCACAGAGTAACCATCCTAACCGACTTGGAGAACATCGTGCCTTAGTTCACCAATTGATGCAGGAAGGACTGAAAAATCCGGTTGTATTCTTCCAGCACTATGCTGAAAATGAAGCGGAGGACTTGCAGATAAAATCTGCTGCTGACATGGGAGCACTTATCTTCGACGGCCTTTGCGATGGTATTTTCCTGTTCAACCAGGGAGATCTCAGTCATGCTGTAGTAGATGCCACAGCCTTTGGTATTCTGCAAGCAGGACGTATACGCACCAGCAAAACGGAATATATCTCCTGTCCCGGATGCGGACGCACCCTGTTCAATCTTCAAAGTACCATAGCACGTGTAAAAGCCGCTACTTCACACCTGAAAGGATTGAAAATAGGTATTATGGGCTGCATCGTCAATGGTCCCGGAGAAATGGCTGATGCTGACTATGGCTACGTAGGTGCCGGACGTGGGAAAATCAGTCTGTATAAGAAGAAAGAATGCATTGAAAAGAATATTCCCGAAGAAGAAGCTGTAGAAAAGCTGATTGAGCTGATTAAAGCTAACGGGGATTATGAAGAAAAATAG
- the purE gene encoding 5-(carboxyamino)imidazole ribonucleotide mutase — translation MSPLVSIIMGSTSDLPVMEKAAQLLNDLHVPFEMNALSAHRTPEAVENFAKNARGRGVKVIIAAAGMAAALPGVIAANTTLPVIGVPVKGSVLDGVDALYSIIQMPPGIPVATVAINGAMNAAILAVQMLALSDTDLAETFAAYKEGLKKKIVKANEELKEVKYEYKVN, via the coding sequence ATGTCTCCATTAGTAAGCATCATCATGGGCAGCACCTCCGACCTTCCTGTTATGGAAAAGGCCGCTCAACTGCTGAATGATTTACATGTACCGTTCGAAATGAACGCTCTTTCTGCACACCGCACTCCGGAAGCAGTAGAGAATTTTGCAAAGAACGCCCGCGGACGCGGCGTTAAAGTGATAATCGCAGCTGCCGGCATGGCTGCTGCTCTGCCCGGAGTCATCGCTGCCAACACAACACTGCCTGTTATCGGAGTTCCCGTTAAAGGTTCTGTGCTGGATGGCGTAGATGCCCTGTACTCTATCATCCAGATGCCTCCCGGAATCCCTGTAGCCACAGTTGCCATCAATGGTGCCATGAATGCTGCCATTCTTGCTGTACAAATGCTGGCTTTGAGCGATACCGATCTCGCTGAAACTTTTGCAGCCTACAAAGAAGGGCTGAAAAAGAAAATCGTAAAGGCGAACGAAGAACTGAAAGAAGTAAAGTACGAATACAAAGTTAATTAA
- a CDS encoding glucoamylase family protein produces MMRLIIYVMLLLYPFSLLPAASGGKKEKNLSDEELMTLVQKQTFRYFWDYGHPVSGLARERSNGNDDIVTIGGSGFGVMAIIVGAERGFVTREQAAERMLKIVSFLNDKNTDSYHGIWAHWINGQNGETISFSRKDDGADLVESAFMFEGLLAAHQYFNKDNQVERRIRGLINDLWRQAEWNWFTKGGEDVLYWHWSPNNGWSMNHQIKGHNECHITYILAASSPTYPIAESVYHKGWANSIVFKNGKKYYDITLPLGSDYGGPLFFTHYSYMGLDPRGLKDYYADYEEQMKAHTLINRAYCIDNPKGYKGYGEQCWGLTASDGDKGYSAHCPGNDRGVITPTAALSSIPYAPEYSLQAMRYFYEELGDKLWGEYGFKDAFNLTADWFAPSYLAIDQGPIIVMIENYRTGLIWKLFMSHPDVQKGLKKLGFKTPYLN; encoded by the coding sequence ATGATGAGACTTATAATATATGTGATGCTTCTGCTTTACCCGTTTAGCCTGCTGCCGGCAGCTTCTGGTGGTAAGAAGGAGAAGAACTTGTCTGATGAAGAACTGATGACCCTCGTGCAGAAACAGACTTTCCGTTATTTCTGGGATTATGGACATCCGGTTTCGGGCTTGGCACGCGAACGTAGTAACGGTAATGACGATATTGTTACCATTGGTGGTTCCGGCTTTGGGGTAATGGCTATTATTGTCGGTGCAGAACGTGGATTTGTAACGCGTGAACAAGCGGCAGAGCGTATGCTGAAAATAGTCAGCTTTCTGAATGATAAGAATACGGACAGTTACCATGGCATTTGGGCGCATTGGATAAATGGGCAGAACGGAGAAACCATTTCTTTCAGCAGGAAAGATGATGGTGCCGATCTGGTAGAGTCTGCTTTCATGTTCGAAGGGTTGTTGGCTGCACATCAGTATTTCAACAAAGATAATCAGGTGGAAAGACGTATCCGCGGTCTTATTAATGACCTGTGGCGTCAGGCTGAATGGAATTGGTTTACTAAAGGTGGTGAAGATGTACTCTATTGGCATTGGTCACCCAATAACGGTTGGTCGATGAACCATCAGATAAAAGGGCATAATGAGTGCCATATTACATATATACTTGCTGCTTCTTCACCCACTTATCCCATTGCAGAGTCGGTATATCATAAAGGGTGGGCCAATTCTATCGTTTTCAAGAATGGTAAGAAGTATTACGACATAACCTTGCCATTGGGAAGTGATTATGGCGGACCTTTGTTCTTTACCCATTATTCTTATATGGGACTTGATCCGCGTGGCTTGAAAGATTATTATGCTGATTATGAAGAACAGATGAAAGCACATACTCTGATTAATCGTGCTTATTGCATAGATAATCCGAAGGGGTATAAAGGGTATGGAGAACAGTGCTGGGGACTGACAGCCAGTGATGGTGATAAAGGGTACTCTGCGCATTGTCCTGGTAATGACCGCGGTGTTATTACTCCAACAGCCGCCTTGTCGTCTATTCCTTATGCACCGGAATATTCATTGCAGGCCATGCGCTATTTCTATGAAGAGCTTGGCGATAAGCTTTGGGGAGAATATGGTTTCAAGGATGCATTTAACCTGACTGCTGACTGGTTTGCGCCATCTTATCTGGCTATAGACCAGGGACCTATTATTGTTATGATAGAAAATTATCGTACAGGTTTAATATGGAAATTGTTTATGAGTCATCCGGATGTACAAAAAGGATTGAAGAAGTTAGGATTTAAAACACCATACTTAAATTAA
- the gcvH gene encoding glycine cleavage system protein GcvH, translating to MNFPENVKYTKEHEWIRLEGDVAYVGITDYAQEQLGDIVFVDIQAEGETLAADEVFGTIEVVKTISDLFLPVGGEILEQNEALADQPELVNKDPYGEGWLIKMKPDADADFDSLLDAAAYKALIND from the coding sequence ATGAATTTCCCAGAAAATGTAAAGTACACCAAAGAACACGAGTGGATACGCCTTGAAGGCGATGTAGCTTATGTAGGTATCACCGATTACGCTCAGGAACAATTGGGCGATATCGTATTCGTAGATATCCAGGCAGAGGGTGAAACATTGGCAGCCGACGAAGTATTCGGAACCATTGAAGTAGTAAAAACCATTTCGGATCTTTTCTTGCCCGTAGGCGGAGAAATCCTGGAACAAAACGAGGCTCTTGCCGACCAACCGGAACTGGTAAACAAAGATCCGTACGGCGAAGGCTGGCTCATCAAAATGAAACCGGATGCTGATGCAGACTTCGATTCATTGCTGGATGCTGCTGCCTACAAAGCGTTGATTAACGATTAA
- a CDS encoding endonuclease/exonuclease/phosphatase family protein, whose product MKNMFFNSVLVAFVLLVASCSKQPEAKVDVMSFNIRLDHVADSLNNWKYRKDAAAQMIIYYAPDVVGMQEVLKNQLDDLKNRLPQYTVLGVGRADGKEKGEYCSLFYKTDRFDLMKSGNFGLSETPDSIGIKGWDAACERIVTWAVLKDKVSGKELAAFNTHFDHIGKVARRESAVLLLAKIREIASDLPVVITGDFNGTVDSDPISVLTEGGMQNTYSASDIVYGPTWSFHDFGRIPVEERQLIDFIFVNGQVVANKFRVIADKPDNGYLSDHAPIQANLTIR is encoded by the coding sequence ATGAAAAACATGTTTTTTAATAGTGTATTAGTTGCTTTCGTTCTGCTTGTTGCTTCGTGCAGCAAGCAGCCGGAAGCTAAAGTTGATGTGATGTCATTCAATATTCGTCTGGATCATGTAGCGGATAGTTTGAACAACTGGAAGTATCGTAAAGATGCTGCGGCACAAATGATTATTTATTATGCTCCGGATGTAGTAGGTATGCAGGAAGTATTAAAGAACCAGTTGGACGATCTGAAGAACCGCCTTCCGCAATATACGGTTTTAGGTGTGGGGCGTGCCGATGGAAAAGAAAAAGGGGAATATTGTTCTCTGTTCTATAAGACCGATCGTTTCGATCTTATGAAGAGTGGCAATTTCGGTTTAAGTGAAACACCCGATTCTATTGGAATAAAAGGCTGGGATGCTGCTTGCGAACGCATTGTGACGTGGGCTGTTCTTAAAGATAAAGTCAGTGGTAAAGAATTGGCTGCTTTTAATACACATTTCGACCATATTGGTAAGGTTGCCCGTCGTGAAAGTGCAGTTTTGTTGCTTGCAAAGATACGTGAGATAGCCTCGGACTTACCGGTGGTTATTACGGGAGATTTTAATGGTACTGTTGATTCAGATCCGATTTCTGTTCTTACGGAAGGGGGAATGCAGAATACTTATTCCGCATCTGACATAGTTTATGGTCCTACGTGGAGCTTTCATGATTTTGGGCGCATCCCGGTTGAAGAACGCCAGTTGATCGATTTTATTTTTGTCAATGGACAAGTGGTGGCCAATAAATTCAGAGTGATAGCAGACAAGCCGGACAATGGCTATTTATCCGACCATGCGCCTATTCAGGCCAATCTGACAATTCGATAG
- a CDS encoding family 43 glycosylhydrolase, which produces MKHLLLTIVCLIAWTTLPAQDMRQDTYCNPLNIDYTYMIYNSDRDISYRSGADPAVVDFRGEYYMFVTRSHGYWRSKDLLNWEFVRPGKNWYPQGCNAPAAHNYKDSVLYVAGDPSGSMSILYTDDPASGDWEATPAILHNLQDPDLFIDDDGKAYMFWGSSNVYPIRGMELDKNHRFTKKGETKELFNLDMPKHGWERFGENHTDTVLGGYIEGPWLTKHNGKYYMQYGAPGTEFNVYADGVYVADHPMGPYTYQKHNPVSYKPGGYMNGAGHGSTVLGPGGQYWHFASMSLSINVNWERRLCMFPAGFDRDGIMYVDTRFGDYPRYAPAVPGKAGQFRGWMLLSYGKPVTASTVKGEFQPSALTDELTKTFWLAEANDERQWVMIDLEKPATVSAIQINYHDYQSDMYGRYEGLRHRYVIEGSLDGQSWDILVDRKESYKDTPNDYVELGQSQSARYIRYKNIDVPTPNLAISELRVFGLGMGKTPQQPKKLALDRRADRRDITISWEPVKGAQGYNVLWGIAPDKLYSSWMVYGNNELFMKSLTTDQDYYFCVEAFNENGVSLRSEVKHVK; this is translated from the coding sequence ATGAAACATCTGTTATTGACTATAGTCTGCCTGATTGCGTGGACTACTCTTCCGGCGCAGGATATGCGTCAGGATACATATTGTAATCCCTTGAATATAGATTATACCTATATGATTTATAATTCCGACCGGGATATTTCTTACCGTTCGGGGGCCGATCCGGCAGTAGTGGATTTTCGCGGAGAATATTATATGTTCGTAACGCGTTCGCATGGCTATTGGCGTTCCAAGGATTTATTGAACTGGGAATTTGTACGTCCCGGTAAGAATTGGTATCCTCAGGGATGCAATGCTCCGGCTGCACACAATTATAAGGATTCTGTGCTTTATGTTGCAGGCGATCCTTCAGGTTCTATGAGCATCCTTTATACCGATGATCCTGCTTCCGGTGATTGGGAAGCTACGCCTGCCATTCTGCATAATCTGCAAGATCCTGATTTGTTTATTGATGACGATGGGAAAGCTTATATGTTCTGGGGATCTTCCAATGTTTACCCTATCCGGGGTATGGAATTGGATAAAAATCACCGTTTCACAAAGAAAGGGGAGACGAAAGAACTATTCAATCTGGATATGCCTAAACATGGTTGGGAGCGTTTTGGTGAGAATCATACGGATACAGTATTGGGCGGTTACATTGAAGGCCCTTGGTTGACAAAACATAATGGTAAATACTATATGCAATATGGTGCGCCGGGTACGGAATTCAATGTTTATGCGGACGGAGTATACGTAGCAGATCATCCGATGGGACCTTATACCTACCAGAAACATAATCCGGTATCTTATAAACCGGGTGGTTATATGAATGGTGCCGGGCATGGAAGCACTGTGCTTGGTCCCGGCGGGCAGTATTGGCATTTTGCTTCGATGTCTCTTTCCATTAATGTGAACTGGGAACGTCGTCTCTGCATGTTTCCCGCCGGATTCGATAGAGATGGTATTATGTATGTGGATACCCGTTTTGGAGATTATCCCCGTTATGCTCCTGCCGTGCCGGGTAAGGCAGGGCAGTTCCGAGGGTGGATGTTGCTCTCTTACGGCAAGCCGGTTACCGCTTCTACTGTGAAAGGAGAGTTTCAACCTTCTGCATTGACTGATGAACTGACTAAGACATTCTGGTTGGCTGAGGCTAACGATGAACGCCAATGGGTAATGATCGATCTGGAAAAACCGGCTACTGTATCTGCTATTCAGATCAACTATCATGATTACCAAAGTGATATGTATGGTCGTTATGAAGGGCTTCGTCACCGCTATGTGATTGAGGGGTCACTGGATGGACAGAGTTGGGATATATTGGTTGACCGTAAAGAAAGTTATAAAGATACCCCGAATGATTATGTTGAACTCGGACAATCCCAATCTGCGCGTTATATCCGCTATAAGAACATAGATGTACCGACCCCGAACTTGGCAATTTCTGAACTTCGGGTATTCGGATTGGGTATGGGGAAAACACCGCAACAACCGAAGAAATTAGCCCTTGATCGCCGTGCGGACCGTCGTGATATTACTATCAGTTGGGAACCGGTCAAAGGTGCACAAGGATATAATGTGTTATGGGGTATTGCTCCCGATAAACTTTATAGCTCCTGGATGGTATATGGCAATAATGAATTATTTATGAAATCTCTTACTACCGATCAGGATTATTACTTCTGTGTGGAAGCATTTAATGAGAATGGCGTATCTTTACGTTCAGAAGTGAAACATGTAAAATAA
- a CDS encoding sulfatase family protein, producing MISKLSLGLVVLPFVPSSIVQGQEQEVRNERPNIIFIMSDDHARQAMSIYGHPIGKVAPTPNIDRIGHEGAVFQNNYCCNSISGPSRAAILTGKHSHKNGFMKNWAKGFDGTQQTLPKILQANGYETAVIGKWHLISKPTGFDHWMILDDQGEYCNPHFITENDTTRHLGYVTDLITKYTEEWLDGRKDKNKPFFLMMHHKAVHRNWVPAERHYHLYEHTTFPLPDNYFDVYEGRYAAQMQKMNIYCDMYEGHDLKMVTGMDSDSLLFDPWPHAFLGTMEPDECRRFLDAYRDRNNEFHSRKRSFKEVAEWKYQRYLQDYMGVVASVDESVGEILDYLKCTGLDKNTIVVYTTDQGFYLGEHGWFDKRFMYEESFGMPMVMRWPGHIKPETQVTGLTQNIDFAPTFLDMCGIEVPRDMQGVSFRELVETGKKPRDWRKSLYYHYYEFPGFHSVRAHYGVKMERYKLMHFYVEDKWELYDLKTDPTEMHNLYGKQGMEKVTAELMAELARLQKQYEVPQNLCK from the coding sequence ATGATTTCTAAATTATCCTTGGGGCTTGTCGTTTTACCTTTTGTACCTTCCTCCATTGTGCAAGGTCAAGAGCAGGAAGTCCGTAACGAACGCCCCAATATCATTTTTATTATGAGTGATGACCACGCCCGTCAGGCTATGAGTATTTATGGTCATCCTATAGGGAAAGTGGCGCCGACTCCGAATATTGACCGTATCGGGCATGAAGGAGCGGTTTTCCAGAATAACTATTGTTGCAATTCTATTTCCGGGCCGAGTCGTGCTGCCATACTTACCGGTAAACATAGCCATAAGAATGGTTTCATGAAGAACTGGGCGAAAGGTTTTGACGGTACGCAACAGACCCTTCCAAAGATATTGCAGGCAAATGGTTACGAGACAGCTGTTATTGGTAAGTGGCATCTTATTTCTAAGCCTACAGGTTTCGATCATTGGATGATTCTGGATGATCAGGGAGAATATTGTAATCCGCATTTTATTACTGAAAATGATACCACACGTCATTTGGGGTATGTGACGGATTTGATTACTAAATATACGGAAGAATGGCTCGACGGACGGAAAGACAAGAACAAGCCTTTCTTTCTGATGATGCATCACAAAGCTGTTCATAGAAACTGGGTACCTGCAGAAAGACATTACCATCTGTATGAGCATACTACTTTTCCACTTCCTGATAATTATTTTGATGTTTATGAGGGTCGTTATGCGGCACAGATGCAAAAGATGAATATCTATTGTGACATGTACGAAGGACACGATCTGAAGATGGTTACTGGTATGGATAGTGACAGTTTACTGTTCGACCCTTGGCCGCATGCTTTTCTGGGGACAATGGAACCGGATGAATGCCGTCGTTTTCTTGATGCATATCGTGATAGAAATAATGAATTCCACTCCAGAAAACGTTCATTCAAAGAAGTCGCGGAATGGAAATACCAGCGTTACTTGCAAGATTATATGGGAGTTGTAGCGAGTGTAGACGAAAGTGTGGGAGAGATTCTTGATTATCTGAAATGTACCGGACTGGATAAAAATACGATTGTAGTCTATACTACCGATCAGGGCTTCTATTTGGGAGAACATGGTTGGTTTGATAAGCGTTTCATGTACGAAGAATCTTTCGGCATGCCGATGGTTATGCGCTGGCCCGGACATATCAAGCCGGAAACTCAGGTAACAGGACTGACGCAGAACATAGACTTTGCTCCTACTTTTCTGGATATGTGTGGTATCGAAGTGCCACGGGATATGCAGGGCGTATCGTTCCGGGAGTTGGTAGAGACGGGAAAGAAACCGCGTGATTGGCGTAAATCGCTCTATTATCATTATTATGAATTTCCTGGATTTCATAGTGTCCGTGCCCATTATGGTGTAAAGATGGAACGCTACAAATTGATGCACTTTTATGTGGAAGACAAATGGGAACTGTATGATCTGAAAACTGATCCGACAGAAATGCACAATCTGTACGGAAAGCAAGGAATGGAGAAAGTAACTGCTGAACTAATGGCAGAACTTGCACGTTTACAGAAACAATATGAAGTTCCTCAGAATTTGTGCAAGTAA